Part of the Candidatus Polarisedimenticolaceae bacterium genome is shown below.
CGGCGAGGATGCGGACGAAGTCGGTGCCGAAGCGATCGCGCGCAGCCTTCATCCCCTCGACCCCGTGGTTGTACGAGGTGATCGCGAGCGGCCAGCTCCCGAGCTCGGCGTACGCGGCGCCGAGGTAGCGTGCGGCGCCGCGCGAGGCCGCCACCGGGTCGAGCCGCTCGTCGATTCCGGAGGTGACCAGCATGAACTTCTTCGCCGCGGCGCGCGTGAACTGCCAGACGCCGACGGCGCCGGCGGAGGAGCGCGCCTCGACCTGGAACGACGACTCGACGTGGGGGAGATCGGCCAGCCCTTCGGGGAGGCCGAGCTCGCGGAACGACTTCACGAACGCTTCGCGGTAGCGGCCGCTGATCTCGATGCCGCGTCGGAACCGCTCGCGCAGGCCCCGCTGCGAGCGGACGCGGTCGGAGGCGCCGGCGATGCCGTTGTTGCCGGCGATCTCGGTGATCTTGAGCGCGAGCGCCTTCTCGTCGTCGTCGAGCGCGTCGCCGGCCGCGAGCTTCTTCTCGATCGTGGCGAGCCGGGCGGACATCGCCTCCTTGCGGGACTTCACGAAGGCGCGCTGCTCGTCGGTGTAGACGTCGCCGGCGGGCGGCGGCAGCTCGAAGACCTCGTAGACGATCGACGGATGCTCGGTGTCGTGGAGGACGACCTGGGAGAGCGTCCACTGCGACCAGACGTTCTTCCAGAAGTCGACCCCCTCGCGCAGCTCCGGAGGGCACGGGAACGGATCGGCCTCTTGCGCGCGCGCCGTTCCGGCCGATGCGGTGAAAAACACCGCGGCCAGCGCGAGCGAGAACAGCGAGCGGCGCGACACCTGGAGCCTCCGGGCGTGGGCGTTCCGACGACAGACAATATAAGAAGGTTTCCGCGCCCCATCAAACGGAAATGCGGGCTCGGCACCGCAACCGGCCGCCTGCTATCGTGCTGCCGCCTCGAAAGAGGCGACAAGGGCGACACTGGGGATGATCCACGCAGGGGCCGGGCTCTCGAGACAAGGCGATACGGAGACCGCCGCCACCGAGGCGGCGTCGCGTGCCGCCGCCGCGTTACCCGAAGGTCACGCCGATTTCGCGATCGTCTTCGCCACCGTCGAGCACACGCAGGAAATCCCGGAGCTGGTGCAGGCGGTCGGTGCCACCGTCGGGACGCCCTACGTCGTCGGCTGCTCGGCCTCGGGTGTCCTCGCCGGCGGCGAAGAGCTCGAGGAGGGCCCCGCGGTCGGCGTCCTCGCCGTGCGATCCGACGCGATGCGCGGGACGCCCTTCCTGTTCGGCGATACCGGCGATCACGGGCTGACCGCGGGGATCCACCTCGGCCAGCGTCTGTCGGCCTCGCGCGATTCGGGCGATGTCGTCCTCGTGTGGCCCGACCCTTACATCGTCCGCCCCGACCGCCTGTTGCAAGGGCTCGACGTGACGCTCGGGCAGGTTCCGGTGGCCGGAGGCGCGGCTTCGTCGCCGGCGCCTTCGGGCGGCACCTTCCAGTTCAGCGGCGGTGAGGTCGCCACCGGCGCCGTGTCGGGGATCCGTCTCGGCGGCGACTTCCGCTACCACGTCGCGCTCACGCAGGGCTGCCGGCCGCTCGGCACGCCGAGGCGCGTGACCGGGGCGCACGACAACCTGCTCCTCGAGGTCGACGGCATGCCGGCGCTCGAGGCGCTCCGCGCCGCCGCCGGAGACCCGAAGTTCGACGATCCGATGGAGATCATGAGCGCGCTCACCGTCGCGCTCCTGCCGGAGCCCGGCGAATCGGTCCTGCGAGCCGGCGAGTACCTCGTCCGGAACATCGTCGCCGTCGATCCGGACACCGGCGTCGTCGCGATCGCCGCCGAGGTCGACGAGGGGCAGTCGATCCTCTTCGCGCGGCGCGAGCCCCGGGCCGCACGGGAAGACGTCGAATCGATGGCCGCCCGCGCGGCGGCCGCGGCGCCGCCCGGCGGATATCGCTTCGGCCTCTACTTCGATTGCCTGGCGCGGGGCCGCTCGCTCTACGGCCGCGACGGAGTCGATTCAGCGGCGCTGGCGCGGCATCTTCCGGGCGTGCCGGTCCTTGGGTTTTTCTGCAACGCCGAGATCGCGCCGCTGCGCGGGGCGAACCACCTCTTCACGTACACCGGAGTGCTCGTCCTCTTCTCGGAGTGACGGCGCCGCCCCGGTCCTGAGCTTCGTCACGAGGCGGCGGATGTCCGCCGGGAGCGGCGACTCGAACGTGAGGCGCTTGCGTCCGCGCGGCGCGTCGAACGCGAGCTTGCGGGCGTGGAGAGCCGCGCGCCCGATCAAGGGAGAGGGCCGCCCGTAAGCGACGTCGCCGACGATCGGATGCCCCGTCGCGGCGAGCTGGACGCGGATCTGGTTCCGCCGGCCGGTCTCGAGGGTAACCTCGAGGAGGTCGGCGTGGGGCATCCGCTCGACGACGCGATAGCGGAGGGACGCGGCGCGCGCGCCGGCAACCCCCGCCGCGACGTGGACCTTGAGGCTCTTCGGGTGCTCGGCCAGCTGGTGGGAGAGGCGCCCGGATTGCGGCTCGACGTGGCCCTCGGCGACGGCGGTGTAGACGCGCTGCGGCGTGCGCTCGAGGAACTGGCGCTTCAATTCTTGAGCCGCCGGGTGGTGCCGCGCGAAGACGACGAGGCCGGAGGTGAACCGGTCGATCCGGTGCACGACGTGGAGCGACGGCTTCTTGTGCCCGCGCTTCTTGTACGCGGCGAGGAGCATCTCCTCGAGCGAGTCGTCGCCGGGCGCGGTCGTCGGCACGGTGAGGACGCCGGCGTCCTTGTCGACGACGAGGACGTCGTCGTCCTCGTGGACGATGCGCCAGCCGTCGCCGCCGCGAGGGCCCTTCGCGGCCGCGGCGTACTTCCGGTCCTGCTCGCGGACGACCTCGACCGTGTCGCCCGCCTTGACCCGCACGTCGGGCTTCGCGACCGGGCGGCCGTTCCGCGTCACGCATCCCGCGGCGATCAGCCCCTTCGCCTCCGCGTTCGAAGCGGGGAGGCGCTCGTGGACGAGCCGCTGGACGGTGTGGCCTTCGTCGCCGGCCTCGGCGGTCAGACGCGTCATGTCACGACTCCATCGAGCGAGGACCGCGAGCCGAGCAGCACGAGGCGGTCGCCTTCGCGAAAGGCGTGCTCGGCTGGGACCGGGGTGATCTCGCGCACCTCCTCCATCTCGTCGCGGCGGACGGCGAGCACGAAGAGGCCGCGCGTGCGGAAGGGATCGGCTTCCTGGAGGGTGCGCCCGATCCACCCCTCGGGGACCGGGTGCTCCTGGATCGTGAGGTCCTCGGAGCGGCGCGCGCCGAACTCGCGCGGCACCGTGGCGCCGAGGTACTCGGCGAGCACCATCCTCCGGCGGAGCACTTCGCGGTCGAGCGCCGAGACGACGTCCCGACGCGCGACCGACCCGATGAGGTGGTCGGGGTCGTGGAGGGCGACGACGGGGAGCTGCGCCAGCTCGAGCTGGCTGAAGCGCCGCATGACCTCGTCCAGAGGGGTGCGCGGGTTCACGCGCGGCACGTCGCGCACGAGATCGGCGGCGGTGAGGCTGTCCTTCCGCCGGGGCGAGCCGGCGATCTGGAAGGCGTCGCGGAGGTCGATCGCGCCGACGAGGTGCCCGTCGCGGAGGACGTAGACGGCCGTGCCGCGGCTCGCGGCGAAGAGGTCGAGGACCTGCGCGACGGGGGCCTCCGCCTGGACCGACAGCGGATCCGCCCGCACCAGGTCCTCGGCCCGGAGCGACGCGAGCGCCATCTGCTCGAACGCGAGATCGAAGTCGACGCCGCGGCGGCGGAGCGACGCGGTGTAGATCGAGTCGCGCCGCAGGCTCCGGGCGACCCACGTCGCGGTGACGGTGACGACGGCGAGCGGCATGACCGCACCGTAGTTCTGGCACATCTCGAAGACGATGATGAGCGCGGTGATCGGCGCGAACGTCGTCGAGGCGATCGCGGCGGTCATCCCGGCGAGCACGAAGAAGACCGGTGTCACGTGGAGCGCCGGGAGGACCTTCTCGGCGCCGAAGCCGAAGAGGGCGCCGCCGGCGGCGCCGACGAGGAGCGCCGGCGTGAAGACGCCGCCCGAGCCCCCCGAGCCGATCGACGACGACGTCGCGAGGATCTTCGCGATGAGGAGGGGGAGGAGCACGCTGGGGATGAGCGCGCCGGCGAGGACCTCGCGGACGCCGTCGTAGCCGTTCCCCCAGACCTCGGGGATCCACCACGCGAGAAGGCCGACGCCGAGGCCGCCGAGCCCGGCGCGCGCCTCGATCGGCAGCTTCACGTTCTTGAAGCCGCGCTCGAAGGTGTCGAGCCCAGCCCTCAAGACGACGCCGGTCCAGGCGACGAGCGCGCCCAGGAGCGCGAAGAGGGGGAGCGAGAGGAGCGCGGGCGGCGGCTCCAAGGGCACGGGATAGAGCGGAGCGGAGCCGAAGGCGCCCCACGAGACCATCGTCGACGTCACCGACGCGAGGACGACCGGTCCGAAGATCTCGAGCGCGAAGTTCCCGTGGACGACCTCCATGACGAACATCGCGGCGCCGATCGGGGCGTTGTACGCCGCCGCCATGCCGGCGGCGGCCCCGCAGCCGATGAGGACGCGGCGCCTCTCGAGCGGCACGCGGAGGGCTGTCGCGAGCCGCGAGGCGGCGGCGGAGGCGAGCTGGACGATCGGCCCCTCGCGGCCGACCGATCCGCCGAGCGCGTTGAGCGCCGTCGACGCGAGCGACTTCTTCGCGGTCGCCGGGAGGTCGAGCAGGGCCGACCCGCGCAGCGACACCGCCTCCATGATCTCCGACGTGCCTTCGCCCGACCGGCCCGGCGCGAGCAGGCGGATGAGGAGGCCGAAGAGGATGCCTCCGGCCATCGGGACGACGATGATCATCGGGAAGCCGAGGGTGCGTGCGACCCGGAGCGGCTCGTCGGCGTTGTGGAGGACGAGCCACTGGATCGCCATCCCGACGTAACGGACGGCGACCGCCGCGACGGCACCCAGGACGCCGACACCGAGCGTGAGCCCGACCGCGTAGGCCCGATCGTCCTGGTTGAACCGGCGCCGCAGCTTCCGCCGCAGCCAGGCGATCCCGCGAAAGACGTTCAGCCGGAGCGGCGCCACGTGGATCTACACCGACGGGACTTCGGAATCCTTCGCCCCATACAGGGTGTGGAGCTCGTGCTTCAAGTACTCGAACGCCTCTTCGGGCTTGTCCGCGATGTGGAAGAGCGCGAGGTCGCCCGCCGAGATCGTGCCCCACTTGATGAGCGCGTCGAGCTTGAGCACGTCGCTCCAGAACTCGCGGCCGTAGAGGATGATCGGCATGTGCTTGCTGCTCTTCTGCGTCTGCACGAGCGTCAGGAGCTCGAACAGCTCGTCCATCGTGCCGAACCCGCCGGGGAAGACGACGAGCGCCTTGGCGAGGTAGACGAACCAGAACTTGCGCATGAAGAAGTAGTGGAACTCGAACTGCATCTCGCGGGTGATGTAGTCGTTCGTCGAGGCCTCGAAGGGGAGCGAGATGCCCAGGCCGATCGAGATGCCGTGGGCCTCCGACGCGCCGCGATTCGCGGCCTCCATGATGCCGGGGCCGCCGCCCGAGCAGACGAGGAACCGCCGGCTCGACTTCGACTGCGATTTCGACCACTCGGTCATCATCCGCGCGAGCGCGCGGGCGTCTTCGTAGTAGCGCGCGAGCCGTACGACGCTCTCGGCGCGCTCGACGATCCCCGCGTCGCCCTGCGCCTTCGCCTCGGCGAGCGCCTTCTCGGCCTGCTCCATCGGGAGCGCGCGCGCCGACCCGAAGAAGACGACCGTGTCCTGGACGTGGTAGCGCGCGAAGCGCGACTGCGGCTCGATGTACTCGCTCAGGATCCGCAGCGCGCGCGCGTCGCGGCTCATGAGGAACTCTTCGTTCTTGTAGGCTTTCTCCATGGCCCCGCATCATGGCAGAGCGCGCCGTGGAACACCAGCGATCGCGCGTGTCAGGGCGAGCGCTTGACGGGCCACGGCTGGAGGAGCGCCAGGAGCGCGTCCAGGTCGACCGGTTTCACCGAGTGGCCGTCGAATCCGGCGGCGCGGGACCGGCGGCGGTCGCGCTCCTGCCCGTACCCCGACAGCGCGATGATGCGCGCGTCGACGAGCCCGCCGAGGCGCGCCTGCCGGCACACCTCGTAGCCGTCGAGGCCGGGCAGGCCGATGTCGAGGAAGACGGTCTCCGGCCGCTCCGAGAGCGCGCGCGCGAGGCCGCTCTCCCCGTCGTGCGCCACGCTGACGTCGTGGCCGACGCTCCGGAGGAGCATCGCGAGGCTCTCGGCGGCGTCGCGATTGTCGTCGACGACGAGGATCCGCTGCGCGGGATGCGACTCCGGCTCGGCGCGCGCGGCCTCAGCCGGCGCGGCCGCGGCGGGGAGGCAGGGGAGGCGCACGGTGAACTCGGCCCCGAGCCCGGCGCCGTCGCTCCTCGCCTCGACGGTGCCGCCGTGCAGCTCCGCCAGCTTCTTCACGAGCGAGAGCCCGA
Proteins encoded:
- a CDS encoding transglycosylase SLT domain-containing protein; amino-acid sequence: MSRRSLFSLALAAVFFTASAGTARAQEADPFPCPPELREGVDFWKNVWSQWTLSQVVLHDTEHPSIVYEVFELPPPAGDVYTDEQRAFVKSRKEAMSARLATIEKKLAAGDALDDDEKALALKITEIAGNNGIAGASDRVRSQRGLRERFRRGIEISGRYREAFVKSFRELGLPEGLADLPHVESSFQVEARSSAGAVGVWQFTRAAAKKFMLVTSGIDERLDPVAASRGAARYLGAAYAELGSWPLAITSYNHGVEGMKAARDRFGTDFVRILAEYDGRAFGFASKNFYKEFLAAREIAADPAKYFPEGITPEPALEGDVVTLKDSAPASSLTARYGVPGAKLQAMNPAWTTKARSGHAPLPAGTQVWLPAGTLEALNTKPKHPQKTVVLPPSPPASAGAEFAVHIVKKGETLFRIATNYGVSLARLVDANGLGTHSPIHPGQELRIPVLK
- a CDS encoding FIST N-terminal domain-containing protein, whose amino-acid sequence is MIHAGAGLSRQGDTETAATEAASRAAAALPEGHADFAIVFATVEHTQEIPELVQAVGATVGTPYVVGCSASGVLAGGEELEEGPAVGVLAVRSDAMRGTPFLFGDTGDHGLTAGIHLGQRLSASRDSGDVVLVWPDPYIVRPDRLLQGLDVTLGQVPVAGGAASSPAPSGGTFQFSGGEVATGAVSGIRLGGDFRYHVALTQGCRPLGTPRRVTGAHDNLLLEVDGMPALEALRAAAGDPKFDDPMEIMSALTVALLPEPGESVLRAGEYLVRNIVAVDPDTGVVAIAAEVDEGQSILFARREPRAAREDVESMAARAAAAAPPGGYRFGLYFDCLARGRSLYGRDGVDSAALARHLPGVPVLGFFCNAEIAPLRGANHLFTYTGVLVLFSE
- a CDS encoding chloride channel protein; translated protein: MAPLRLNVFRGIAWLRRKLRRRFNQDDRAYAVGLTLGVGVLGAVAAVAVRYVGMAIQWLVLHNADEPLRVARTLGFPMIIVVPMAGGILFGLLIRLLAPGRSGEGTSEIMEAVSLRGSALLDLPATAKKSLASTALNALGGSVGREGPIVQLASAAASRLATALRVPLERRRVLIGCGAAAGMAAAYNAPIGAAMFVMEVVHGNFALEIFGPVVLASVTSTMVSWGAFGSAPLYPVPLEPPPALLSLPLFALLGALVAWTGVVLRAGLDTFERGFKNVKLPIEARAGLGGLGVGLLAWWIPEVWGNGYDGVREVLAGALIPSVLLPLLIAKILATSSSIGSGGSGGVFTPALLVGAAGGALFGFGAEKVLPALHVTPVFFVLAGMTAAIASTTFAPITALIIVFEMCQNYGAVMPLAVVTVTATWVARSLRRDSIYTASLRRRGVDFDLAFEQMALASLRAEDLVRADPLSVQAEAPVAQVLDLFAASRGTAVYVLRDGHLVGAIDLRDAFQIAGSPRRKDSLTAADLVRDVPRVNPRTPLDEVMRRFSQLELAQLPVVALHDPDHLIGSVARRDVVSALDREVLRRRMVLAEYLGATVPREFGARRSEDLTIQEHPVPEGWIGRTLQEADPFRTRGLFVLAVRRDEMEEVREITPVPAEHAFREGDRLVLLGSRSSLDGVVT
- a CDS encoding LOG family protein; translated protein: MEKAYKNEEFLMSRDARALRILSEYIEPQSRFARYHVQDTVVFFGSARALPMEQAEKALAEAKAQGDAGIVERAESVVRLARYYEDARALARMMTEWSKSQSKSSRRFLVCSGGGPGIMEAANRGASEAHGISIGLGISLPFEASTNDYITREMQFEFHYFFMRKFWFVYLAKALVVFPGGFGTMDELFELLTLVQTQKSSKHMPIILYGREFWSDVLKLDALIKWGTISAGDLALFHIADKPEEAFEYLKHELHTLYGAKDSEVPSV